The Tardiphaga alba genome includes a window with the following:
- a CDS encoding formyltransferase family protein, giving the protein MFDTIILLTGPAEHSVFTTLLRGHNPGLTVLPVFTAADLAAIEPEWLRRARLISFTTNVIVPGALLDQLGYGAYNFHPGPPAYPGWAPSHFALYERASDFGCTMHRMVERVDAGPIVEVEVFSIPPGMNVNALEEMTYTKLVQMFWRMARTLATQSDPLIERAVRWGNNRNSRAAYEKICKIPLTISQDELQHRLHVFGTDHFGIVPSIDLHGFQFRIVMPEDEGQNVGTAVVGS; this is encoded by the coding sequence ATGTTCGACACCATCATTCTTCTGACTGGCCCCGCTGAGCATTCGGTCTTCACGACGCTTCTGCGCGGTCACAATCCGGGGCTTACGGTGCTGCCGGTGTTCACGGCGGCGGATCTTGCTGCCATCGAGCCGGAATGGCTGCGGCGCGCGCGTCTCATCTCGTTCACGACCAATGTGATCGTGCCCGGTGCGCTGCTCGACCAGCTCGGCTACGGCGCCTACAATTTTCATCCGGGGCCGCCGGCCTATCCCGGCTGGGCGCCATCGCATTTCGCGCTTTACGAACGCGCGAGCGATTTCGGTTGCACGATGCACCGCATGGTCGAGCGCGTCGATGCCGGTCCGATCGTCGAAGTCGAGGTGTTCTCGATTCCGCCCGGCATGAACGTCAATGCTCTTGAAGAGATGACCTATACGAAGCTGGTCCAGATGTTCTGGCGCATGGCGCGGACGTTGGCGACGCAAAGCGATCCGCTGATCGAGCGCGCGGTGCGATGGGGCAACAATCGCAATTCACGCGCTGCCTATGAAAAAATCTGCAAAATCCCGCTGACGATTTCGCAGGATGAACTCCAGCATCGCCTGCATGTGTTCGGGACCGATCATTTCGGGATCGTCCCGTCGATCGACCTTCACGGTTTCCAGTTTCGCATCGTGATGCCGGAAGACGA
- a CDS encoding GCG_CRPN prefix-to-repeats domain-containing protein, translated as MKRIFAAALFAATVGGFSSANAAMPMAPLSAADTAGVIQVAQGCGPGYARGPRGFCRPMYRAAPVIRSCPRGWFRNPYGRCIRRW; from the coding sequence ATGAAAAGAATCTTTGCCGCAGCACTGTTCGCCGCGACCGTCGGCGGCTTTAGCAGTGCGAATGCAGCCATGCCAATGGCGCCACTCAGCGCAGCCGATACGGCTGGGGTCATTCAGGTCGCACAGGGCTGCGGCCCAGGTTATGCACGCGGTCCACGCGGCTTCTGCCGTCCAATGTATCGTGCTGCCCCCGTCATTCGCTCGTGCCCGCGCGGCTGGTTCCGCAATCCCTATGGCCGCTGCATCCGCCGTTGGTGA
- a CDS encoding glycerophosphodiester phosphodiesterase family protein, which translates to MLPLPSEQQLGPRPFYLVDTMKDGALKTQLSACTGPFRKSNFSIAHRGAPLQLPEHSRESYLAAARMGAGVIECDVTFTRDRQLVCRHSQCDLHTTTNILSKPDLATKCTQPFSPADPATGKKASAKCCTSDITLAEFKTLTAKMDAADTSATNVADYQNGTPRWRTDLYASPGTLMTHAESIALIKSLGAKFTPELKAPEVPMPFDGDYSQEKYATQMLDEYRAAGIPAADVFPQSFDLNDIKFWLRTAPDFGAQAVYLDGRYAAPSFDHLRSETWTPSMPELKAAGLRILAPPIYMLLTLDSSGRIVPSHYARAAREAGLDLITWSLERDGPLTKGGGFFHRSIKPAIDREGDTMTVLDVLAKDVGVRGVFSDWPATTTFYASCTGLR; encoded by the coding sequence ATGCTGCCGCTACCGAGCGAACAGCAACTTGGACCACGACCGTTCTATCTCGTCGATACGATGAAGGACGGAGCACTGAAGACGCAACTCAGCGCCTGCACCGGGCCGTTTCGCAAGAGCAATTTTTCCATCGCCCATCGCGGGGCACCGCTGCAGCTTCCCGAGCACAGCCGGGAATCCTATCTCGCCGCGGCGCGCATGGGCGCCGGCGTGATCGAATGCGACGTGACCTTCACGAGGGATCGCCAACTCGTCTGCCGTCACTCGCAATGCGATCTGCACACCACCACCAACATTCTTTCGAAGCCGGACCTCGCAACGAAATGCACGCAGCCTTTCAGCCCTGCCGATCCGGCCACGGGCAAGAAAGCGTCCGCAAAATGCTGCACCAGCGACATCACACTGGCCGAGTTCAAGACGCTGACTGCCAAAATGGATGCCGCCGACACATCCGCCACCAATGTGGCCGACTATCAGAACGGCACGCCGCGCTGGCGCACCGATCTCTATGCCAGCCCGGGCACGTTGATGACCCACGCCGAGAGCATCGCGTTGATCAAGAGTCTCGGCGCAAAATTCACGCCGGAGCTAAAGGCGCCGGAAGTACCGATGCCGTTCGACGGCGACTACAGCCAGGAAAAGTACGCCACGCAGATGCTCGATGAATATCGCGCCGCCGGCATTCCGGCGGCCGACGTGTTTCCGCAGAGCTTCGACCTCAACGACATCAAGTTCTGGCTTCGCACAGCACCGGATTTTGGTGCACAGGCGGTCTATTTGGACGGCCGCTATGCAGCCCCCAGCTTCGATCACCTGCGCTCGGAAACATGGACGCCATCGATGCCCGAGCTGAAAGCCGCCGGACTACGGATCCTCGCGCCGCCGATCTATATGCTGCTGACGCTCGACAGCAGCGGCCGCATCGTGCCCTCTCACTATGCGCGCGCCGCACGCGAAGCCGGCCTCGATCTAATCACATGGTCGCTGGAGCGGGACGGGCCGCTGACCAAGGGCGGCGGCTTCTTCCATCGCTCGATCAAACCGGCCATCGACCGCGAAGGCGACACGATGACCGTGCTCGATGTGCTGGCGAAAGACGTGGGCGTGCGCGGCGTGTTTTCCGATTGGCCGGCGACGACGACATTCTATGCGAGCTGCACGGGATTGCGCTGA
- a CDS encoding trimeric intracellular cation channel family protein, whose translation MPHTEALLFPLAMVALVAEAMTAALAAGRRNMDWLGVAMLGCITALGGGSVRDMLLGHYPLWWVQSPYLLLLTGGAALATIGIAQFVHRFHTIFLILDAIGLVVFTIMGANVAMSMNQPLLIVVVAGMITGCVGGVIRDVLCNDVPLLFRAELYASVSIVTGLLYIGGITYGLSPDIVIAAAFAVGLTFRLLAIRLKWEMPKFVYDSETK comes from the coding sequence GTGCCCCATACCGAAGCCCTGCTGTTTCCCCTTGCCATGGTTGCGCTGGTTGCCGAAGCGATGACGGCGGCGCTGGCCGCTGGCCGGCGCAACATGGACTGGCTGGGCGTGGCCATGCTCGGCTGCATCACCGCGCTCGGCGGAGGCTCGGTGCGCGACATGCTGCTCGGGCACTATCCGCTGTGGTGGGTGCAAAGCCCGTATCTGCTGCTGCTGACGGGCGGGGCGGCGCTGGCCACCATCGGGATCGCGCAATTCGTGCATCGCTTCCACACCATCTTTCTCATCCTTGACGCCATTGGCCTCGTCGTGTTCACGATCATGGGCGCCAATGTCGCCATGAGCATGAACCAGCCGCTGCTGATCGTCGTCGTGGCGGGGATGATCACCGGCTGCGTCGGTGGCGTCATCCGCGACGTGCTGTGCAACGACGTGCCGCTGCTGTTTCGCGCCGAGCTTTACGCCAGCGTGTCGATCGTGACCGGGCTGCTTTATATCGGCGGCATCACATACGGGCTCAGCCCGGATATCGTCATCGCTGCGGCCTTCGCGGTCGGCCTGACATTCCGCCTGCTGGCAATCCGGTTGAAATGGGAAATGCCGAAATTCGTCTATGACAGCGAGACGAAGTAG
- a CDS encoding twin-arginine translocation (Tat) yields MERRHFLKLGLGFAAGAVATVQMFGTVNAAPLPPLTPLDDRKAEDAPKPAVATKEDVDHLQPEQVGWRRRRWRRRRVWGYRRRHWGWRRRYVVRRRYWRRRRYW; encoded by the coding sequence ATGGAGCGCCGTCATTTTCTGAAACTCGGTCTCGGCTTCGCTGCGGGCGCTGTGGCGACCGTGCAGATGTTTGGAACCGTGAACGCTGCGCCTTTGCCGCCGCTTACTCCGCTTGATGATCGCAAAGCGGAGGATGCGCCGAAGCCTGCTGTCGCGACGAAGGAAGATGTGGATCACTTGCAGCCGGAGCAGGTCGGCTGGCGTCGTCGTCGCTGGCGGCGTCGCAGGGTCTGGGGTTATCGACGCCGCCATTGGGGCTGGCGTCGCCGCTATGTGGTGCGTCGCCGTTATTGGCGCCGGCGTCGCTACTGGTAG